One Solanum pennellii chromosome 9, SPENNV200 DNA segment encodes these proteins:
- the LOC107030630 gene encoding LOW QUALITY PROTEIN: putative late blight resistance protein homolog R1A-3 (The sequence of the model RefSeq protein was modified relative to this genomic sequence to represent the inferred CDS: inserted 1 base in 1 codon), producing the protein MDDESQRDRMLIHLRRIMSIGNLNSVKIDQIETLEMEQRFLTTFLKYHHVLLPDSLVKITKKAQLIAEMLQSVLGGIPNEYQTELNIGRLVSQLQELTEGNTSLRYHYEFSDPYLLEYMDCLDKNLNDVPMCVDRSYISFKNEKRILQKNRFSKQVKILQKKMRFLRYLYATEIRGYIDYEKLECLEMLIQFMANNVALFCFAVWVNDGDDIASDDYIGPVEDEDETDDILSRPPYLFCLIALVELEMKKIFHGELKASKFTQSRTFKDKKLPKEFSKHLYNLLMYLRNKKTENFCNNVYARNIDVEIEFLLIFLSDVPNRFINGKRLNEILEKAGVLVGDVLCVIQKIIPSSIIKDDSSTINLFTVQILEKTENMKAQVERYYRSFKFIPSQFPAVGGLSFLVSLLRKMNEMLKLESGLNFMIKPHIVILKRELSYLNSTFRDVEKVHHDILRATINLAYEAEVAIDSILVQYNGLWHIFCSLPAIIKEIKHISMKVNEMRFKNIPLKPFSMIEPSKHMPDQHHNSLMNDENIVGFGIVAEKMIHSLTRGTNELDVIPIVGMGGQGKTTCARLLYNNEIIVSHFDVRAWCIISQTYNRKELLQDIFSQVTGFKVKVDEVGELADMLRKSLLGKRYFIVLDDMWDGMAWDDLRLSLPDGDNRSRIVVTTRLEKVGDYVKHHTNPYFLPFLTLKESWELLQKKEFQNKSCPSELYDVSLEVARRCKGLPLVVILVAGIIKKKMEESWWHEVKDAIYSYLGESEEYSRETVHLSYDNLPDYLKPCLLYMGMFPEDHNISASNLINLWIAEGFVQDVESGRLEEAAEGYLMDLISXNVIMVSKRGRYNGKVKYCQVHDIVLHFCLERSREEKFMLAVKGSYSNFRLSDWKESRVSFSFSNELSDIASKTRKPFHQHLRSLRMTLIKGEVSNWNSFRQFSKLRLLKVLNLSSHGVGRLSSAALQPLIHLKYLAVSARKFDFHPESHLPHIETLIVLCPFSRTVLPPIFWKMKTLRHVEINDAVFDLKNNKKWISEESSKLENLRILKQVAIKIGADDNVDVLLRRCPNLQELEIGILCDEDSVEICQLESLTQLQILRLSIDSFQLNVSKLHLPLHIKKLVLRGTRIESIVSSIGGLPSLEYLQLVLPTFIQLKEWCLGDVTFHKLKLLKLEYFNISRWDASEESFPLLERLVIKKCHELEEIPLSFADIQTLKQIKLVQCRNKSLKASALKIKEEAEAIGGSDIIDLIVEDF; encoded by the exons ATGG ATGATGAATCACAAAGAGATCGAATGTTGATTCACCTAAGAAGGATCATGAGTATAGGCAATCTGAACAGCGTCAAGATTGATCAAATTGAGACACTTGAAATGGAGCAAAGATTTCTCACAACTTTTCTCAAATACCATCATGTTCTTTTGCCTGATTCCTTAGTCAAAATCACAAAGAAGGCTCAATTGATTGCGGAAATGCTTCAGTCAGTTCTTGGTGGAATTCCTAATGAATATCAAACTGAACTTAATATCGGAAGGCTAGTATCACAGTTGCAGGAACTCACTGAAGGTAATACTAGTTTAAGATACCATTACGAGTTTAGTGATCCCTACCTATTGGAATATATGGATTGCCTCGACAAAAATCTAAATGATGTACCAATGTGCGTGGATAGGTCTTACATTTCGTTTAAGAATGAAAAACGAATCCTTCAGAAAAATCGATTTTCAAAGCAAGTGAAAATCCTTCAAAAGAAAATGAGATTCTTGAGATACTTATATGCCACCGAGATAAGAGGTTATATTGACTATGAGAAGCTGGAATGTTTGGAGATGCTAATTCAGTTTATGGCTAACAATGTGGCACTGTTCTGCTTTGCTGTTTGGGTTAACGACGGAGATGATATAGCTTCAGATGATTATATAGGTCCAGTTGAGGATGAAGATGAAACAGATGATATCTTAAGTAGACCTCCTTATCTGTTTTGCTTGATTGCACTTGTAGAGCTGGAAATGAAGAAGATTTTTCACGGTGAACTAAAGGCTTCAAAGTTTACTCAATCAAGAACATTCAAGGACAAGAAATTACCAAAAGAATTTTCTAAACATCTCTACAATCTGCTGATGTATCTCAGAAATAAAAAGACGGAGAACTTCTGTAATAATGTCTATGCTCGAAATATTGATGTGGAGATAGAGTTCttattgatttttctttctGATGTACCAAATAGGTTTATTAATGGTAAGAGGTTGAATGAGATCTTGGAAAAGGCGGGAGTTCTTGTGGGTGATGTTCTATGTGTAATTCAAAAGATTATTCCCAGCTCTATAATTAAAGATGATAGTAGCACGATTAATCTTTTCACGGTACAGATATTGGAGAAAACTGAAAATATGAAGGCACAAGTGGAGAGGTACTACCGATCCTTCAAATTCATTCCATCTCAGTTTCCCGCTGTTGGTGGATTGAGCTTTCTGGTCTctcttttgagaaaaatgaatgAGATGTTGAAACTTGAATCAGGTttaaatttcatgataaaacctcatattgttattttaaaGAGAGAGCTCTCATATCTAAATTCGACTTTCAGAGATGTTGAAAAGGTGCATCATGATATTCTGAGAGCTACTATCAATTTGGCATATGAAGCTGAAGTTGCCATTGACTCTATTCTTGTTCAATATAATGGTCTTTGGCATATTTTTTGCTCACTTCCTGCTATCATAAAAGAGATCAAGCATATTAGTATGAAGGTGAACGAGATGAGGTTTAAGAACATTCCTCTTAAACCCTTCTCTATGATTGAGCCATCTAAACATATGCCAGATCAACATCATAATAGTCTTATGAATGATGAGAATATAGTGGGTTTTGGGATAGTAGCAGAAAAAATGATTCATTCTCTTACTCGAGGGACAAATGAGCTAGATGTCATACCAATTGTGGGAATGGGTGGACAAGGTAAAACAACTTGCGCTAGATTATTgtataataatgaaatcattgTTTCTCATTTTGATGTTCGAGCATGGTGCATCATTTCTCAAACATATAACCGGAAAGAGCTATTACAAGATATTTTCAGTCAAGTTACTGGTTTCAAGGTCAAGGTAGATGAGGTTGGCGAACTAGCTGACATGTTGCGGAAAAGCTTATTGGGAAAGAGATATTTCATTGTCTTGGATGATATGTGGGATGGTATGGCATGGGATGACTTAAGGTTATCTCTCCCAGATGGTGACAATAGAAGTAGAATAGTAGTGACAACTCGACTTGAAAAAGTAGGTGATTATGTCAAGCACCATACTAATCCTTACTTCCTTCCATTTCTCACACTAAAAGAGAGTTGGGAATTGTTGCAGAAAAAGGAGTTTCAAAATAAATCTTGCCCGTCTGAACTGTACGATGTGAGTCTAGAAGTTGCAAGAAGATGCAAAGGATTGCCCCTTGTGGTCATCTTGGTAGCTggaataataaaaaagaagatgGAAGAATCGTGGTGGCATGAGGTTAAAGATGCTATATATTCCTATCTTGGTGAGTCTGAAGAGTATAGCCGGGAGACTGTGCACTTAAGTTATGATAACTTACCCGATTATTTAAAGCCTTGCCTTCTTTACATGGGGATGTTTCCAGAGGACCACAACATTTCAGCAtctaatttgataaatttatggATTGCGGAAGGTTTCGTGCAAGATGTTGAATCTGGAAGATTGGAGGAAGCAGCTGAAGGTTACTTGATGGATCTTATTA GTAACGTGATAATGGTTTCAAAGAGAGGAAGATATAACGGTAAAGTCAAATACTGTCAGGTTCATGATATAGTACTTCACTTCTGCTTGGAGAGGAGTAGAGAAGAAAAGTTTATGTTGGCTGTGAAGGGGAGTTATAGCAACTTCAGACTTTCCGATTGGAAGGAAAGTCGAGTGAGTTTCAGTTTCAGTAATGAACTTTCTGATATTGCATCCAAAACGCGGAAGCCCTTCCATCAACACTTGAGGTCACTAAGAATGACACTAATCAAAGGTGAAGTTTCTAATTGGAATTCATTCAGACAGTTTAGTAAATTGAGACTTCTTAAGGTTTTGAATTTGAGTTCCCATGGAGTGGGTCGTTTGTCGTCAGCTGCATTGCAACCACTAATTCACCTGAAGTACTTAGCAGTTTCTGCAAGGAAATTCGATTTTCATCCCGAATCACATCTTCCCCATATAGAAACATTAATTGTGTTGTGTCCATTCAGCCGTACAGTCTTACCACCgattttttggaaaatgaaaaCATTAAGGCATGTTGAGATTAATGATGCTGtttttgatttgaaaaacaacaagaaatGGATCTCAGAAGAATCCTCTAAATTGGAAAATTTGAGGATATTAAAGCAAGTTGCAATTAAAATTGGTGCTGATGATAATGTCGATGTATTACTACGGAGGTGTCCTAATCTTCAAGAACTTGAAATCGGCATCTTGTGCGATGAAGATTCTGTAGAGATTTGTCAATTGGAAAGTCTTACCCAACTTCAAATACTTCGCCTTTCCATTGACTCGTTCCAGTTAAATGTATCCAAGTTACACTTGCCTttacatataaaaaagttaGTACTACGTGGGACTCGTATAGAAAGCATAGTTTCTTCCATTGGGGGACTACCAAGTCTCGAGTATCTCCAATTAGTGCTTCCAACTTTTATTCAATTAAAAGAGTGGTGCCTCGGAGATGTCACGTTCCATAAACTTAAGTTGTTGAAATTGGAGTATTTTAACATCTCAAGATGGGATGCCTCTGAGGAATCTTTTCCTCTGCTTGAAAGGcttgttataaaaaaatgtcACGAGCTCGAGGAGATCCCACTTAGCTTTGCAGATATTCAAACACTGAAACAAATTAAGTTGGTTCAGTGCAGGAACAAATCTCTGAAGGCTTCAGCTTTGAAAATTAAGGAAGAAGCCGAAGCTATAGGAGGAAGCGACATAATTGACCTCATTGTGGAA GATTTCTAG